The following coding sequences are from one Ammospiza caudacuta isolate bAmmCau1 chromosome 10, bAmmCau1.pri, whole genome shotgun sequence window:
- the LOC131561701 gene encoding serine/threonine-protein kinase pim-1-like has product MGGLKQLQMEDKVKAIMAQPHAEGRAMPPARPRPRAGLPRARPRPSRRGLASARLWVYWRWRCWAGISAWGWGGIAALRLRLARARPRTRPRPRPRPQPRRRPRPRLLPGPAEHTRGAAAPAASTAASPARAPPLGSAAAGPEPPVPRSRERTPGHGRPGAGEGRSGAVAGPGPSSDSRVPPAGTAQEALQERYRLGSLLGRGGFGRVFAATRLSDGAPVAIKRVPRNRVRHWGELPDGTSAPLEVVLLTKVSTGFPGVVQLLEWLELPNCIVMVLERPEQCQDLQRFIRARRFLPEEEARELFRQVLEAVRHCTSCGVLHRDIKPENILVDLDTGQAKLIDFGCGTYLQDTVYTHFAGTLSYSPPEWNDFGWYHGEAATVWSLGILLHQMVCGEHPFRRGQNLSWGQLPLPQRLSQECKDLIRWCLSVNSLDRPTLEDLFCDPWMWDIPLP; this is encoded by the exons atggggggcctgaagcaacTCCAGATGGAGGATAAGGTGAAGGCaatcatggctcagcctcacgcagag ggcagggccatgcccccggcccgcccccggccccgggcggggctgccccgtgcccggccccggccgtcccgccgcggtctcgcctccgcccggctctgggtgtactggcggtggcgctgctgggcgggcatcagtgcctggggctggggcggcatcgccgcccttcggctccgcctggcccgagcccggccccggacCCGacctcggccccggccccggccacagccccggcgccggccccggccccggcttctcccggggcccgcggagcacacacgcggcgcggccgctcccgccgcctccactgcggcttccccggcccgagctccgccgctcggcagcgcggccgccggccccgagcctcccGTGCCGCGTTCCCGGGAGCGAACGCCCGGGcatggccggcccggggcgggtgaggggcgctcgggggccgttgcTGGACCCGGGCCGAGCTCTGacagccgcgtcccgcccgcagggacggcgcaggaggccctgcaggagcggtaCCGGCTGGGATCGCTGCTGGGACGCGGCGGCTTCGGCAGAGTCTTCGCGGCCACGCGGCTCTCGGACGGCGCCCCg GTGGCCATCAAAAGGGTGCCACGGAACCGCGTCCGGCACTGGGGcgagctg CCCGACGGCACCAGCGCACCCCTGGAGGTTGTGCTGCTGACCAAGGTGTCTACTGGCTTCCCCGGTGTggtccagctgctggagtggctcGAGCTCCCCAACTGCATCGTGATGGTGCTGGAGCGGCCAGAGCAGTGTCAGGACCTGCAGCGTTTCATTCGGGCACGGCGGTTCCTGCCCGAGGAGGAGGCACGGGAGCTGTtccgccaggtgctggaggccgtgcggcactgcaccagctgcggggtcctgcacagggacatcaaGCCAGAGAACATCCTGGTTGACCTGGACACCGGGCAGGCCAAACTGATTGACTTTGGCTGTGGCACCTACCTGCAGGACACAGTCTACACTCACTTTGCAG GAACACTGTCGTACAGCCCCCCGGAATGGAACGACTTTGGCTGGTACCATGGCGAGGCAGCAACGGTCtggtccctgggcatcctgctgcACCAGATGGTCTGCGGGGAGCACCCTTTCAGGAGGGGCCAGAACCTCAGCTGGGGCCAGCTCCCGCTGCCACAACGGCTCTCTCAAG agtGCAAAGACCTGATCAGGTGGTGTTTATCCGTGAACTCCTTGGACAGACCCACACTGGAAGACCTGTTCTGTGATCCTTGGATGTGGGATATTCCTCTGCCatag